In Dreissena polymorpha isolate Duluth1 chromosome 11, UMN_Dpol_1.0, whole genome shotgun sequence, the genomic window attaaaaaaagggaatatttttttgaaacttTTTAAGGGCTATTTTACATCCGTGACTAACAGAATCACTATTTCTTCACAAAACAGCATTGGTGAATACAACGTCCTGCCATTTAAATCGTATATTTTCAGGCCCAGTGGAAAGTGTGACATGGTCATTGGGACATGTTAATCatataaaaagggagataataaatTGACCTGTACTACAAGTAGTGCTTTGGTACTTGTAATTACCGGTAGGCTACTAACATGTCAAGCCTCGTTCTTTCTGCATtaagttaatataataaacaattccAGGTAGACCAGGGCATACGGAACCTGTCTGCTGAGCAGGCTGCACAGCTGGCCGGCAGTGACCCCGACTATGCGATACGTGACCTCTACAACGCCATCGCAGATGGCAATTACCCCTCGTGGAGCCTCAAGATCCAGGTCATGACTTACGAGCAGGCTGAGCAGTTCCGCTGGAACCCCTTCGATCTAACTAAGGTAAGgtcatataattttttattgtaatgtacTGCACTGCTCTTGTCATTTTAGcgaaattttgatgaaaatatgtgtaaggaaatacatatttaatgtatCTTGTTAgctttaaatgtgtattattcACAGAgatattgataaatgaaatttatttgacaattattatgatgatgatgatgtaaaagtatttttttcataatCAAGATGATATTTGTCATGGTTGCAGATGTGGTGTTATTGGGAATTCATGTGGTTTTGGTCGTGGTGGTAGTGATGAGAATCGTGCTAAGAGTGTTCATTCCTAGGATTTTTGTGATAATGTTAACCTCACACAACATAACACCATTTTTAGAAGTTATTGAACTTGTTTCCAACTTAAGAATGGCACTCACTAACAACTTCTGCTATTATAAACAGATCTGGCCCCAAGGGGAGTTTCCGCTGATTCCTGTCGGCCGAATGGTGCTGAACCGCAACCCCAACAACTACTTTGCCGAGGTAGAGCAGGTTGCCTTCAGCCCATCCCACATGATCCCCGGGGTAGAATCAAGCCCCGACAAGATGCTGCAGGTAAGACCAGGTCCAACCTGATATATGGGTTAGATGCAAGCGCTGACAAGATGCTGCAGGTAAGACCGGGTTCCACCTGATACATTTGTTTCAGGCAAGCCTTGACAATATGCTGCAGGTAAGACTAATTCCAACCTGATATCTTTGTTACGGAAAAGCCCCGACAAGATGTTTCAAGTAAGACCAGGTCCTACGTGATATCTTTGTTAGAAGAAAGCACCGACAAGATGCTGCAGGTAAGACAAAGTTCCAACTGCTACCCGGGGTAGAAGCTAGCCCGGACAAGATGTTACAAGTGAGACAATGTCCCTGCTGTTCCCCGAGGTAAAGGCAAGCACTGACAAGATGTTGTAAGACCAGGTTTCACCTGTTAACTGAAGTAAAGGCAATCCCTGAAAATAGGATTTAGGTAAGACAAGTTCCCATAAGATAACAAAGGTAGAGGCACGCTTTGACAAGATGTTGTATGAAAAGTAGAAGTCATATCGAATCCCTGTCGTAGTCGCAAGTCCAAACAATATTCCACCTAATTCATCGGGTAGAGGCATGCCTTATCATTTTCTAGTAAGACTAGGTCACTGCTAATTCTTGGGGTAGTTTTTATGTCTGACAACACATTATATGTAAGTTAAGGTACCATCTGATCTCTGCGGTAGTGGCAAACCCATTAAAGATGCTGTCTGAAAGACCAGGTAAAAGTTGATCGGGTGTAGAGGCAAACCCTTACAAAATTTAGTAATTTTGACTAGGTCTTACTTGATCCCTGCGGTTGAGGCAAATCAACACAATGTGTTGAATGTAAGACCAGGTCCCTGCTGATATCTCTGGTACAGACATACCGTAACAAGATGCTGTAGATAAGACAAGGTCCCTGTTGGTCCCTGGTGTATAACCAAGTCGTAACAAGGTGGTGTTGGTACGAGTCCGATATCCCACCTAATTACTAGGGTAGAGACAAGCCCTGATAATATGTTGAAGATAAGATCAGGTTCCACTTGATCCCAGCGGTGAAGGCAAACCCTGACATAATGCGGTAGGTAAATCCAGGTCCCTGCAGATCACGGGGAAAGAGGCAATCCTAACGAGATGTTGTGTTAGTCCGCGATCCCCACTGCATATCTACGGTTGAGGCAAGTCTTGATAAGATGTTGTAGTCACGAGATTCCACATACTTCCTTGGTGGAGTCAAGccctaaaaatatattttaggtaAGTCCAGGTTCCTTCTGATTCTTGGGTAGAGGTAGACCCTGGGTTAGGGGCAATTGTATCAGCTACGCCACTGCGACCtttatgcaaattgtattaaTATCTGCACCATGCTACATCTCGTTTagtcataaaatataaatatcctATTGTACACTTCAGCATAAATTAAATTTATGAAAtgatttagattatttttttggATTTAGTCCAATCTCACAGCCTCTTAAGGTTTATAACTTAAATCACAAGCTTTCATTAAATAGTCCGATGTCATGAACACATGACAAGTAATCTGTTTTTATTTTACTGTACGCTGTAATTGCTGGTTAAAATCATGGTATTGTTCATAACATTCTGGAAAAAAATAGCCAATGTAAGGATAAATGAAATATGCAAACTAGGAATTCAGGTTAAATTGAACTtagacaaaaatattttttctgaaaCAAGGGTCGACTGTTTTCATATCCGGACACCCATCGACACCGCCTGGGTTCGAACTACCTGCAGATTCCTGTAAACTGTCCGTACAACGCTCGCCTGAGAAACTACCAGCGAGATGGACCACAGACGGTTAATGATAACCAAGGTGAGTAAAATGTTCTTCGCCTGCGGCCgtgtaacaaaaaaaaacttaagtgaaatcttatTCATCACTTTTAGAATTGTGAACAATAAGTGTCTTTCTATATTTGGTagtaaaaaattaaattttgtccactaaattgtttatttatgttgtatTGAAATAGCATTGAGTATTGTTTACCAACATGTGTATTCCTTGAACGTGCATATCTTAATGGTAATATTTAATTTGTAACGAGTTCAGAAGTTGAATAAAAGTGGCAATGAGTGTTGAACAGGTCTCGAAAACACGTAAATTAACTGGTTAATCAGACCCAATTGTGTTACTAAACATGATTGCTGTCTTGGTTTATCTGTAAGTTATCACAAGTAATGTGTATGGAACGTGCATTTACAATTTAGAGAAAAAAGGCGTTTTGAAAATTACATTGGATAGTTGTAGATTATCAATTAAATAATACTGCAAATGTTTGTCggtgttaaaaaaaatcagttaaatAGTCTACGTACACTTCAGCAGTTAATGGcgatttaaatacatgttttctcAAAACCACTACTAAatgataatttacaaaataataactACTGTTTTTCAGGAGGTGCGCCCAACTACTTCCCAAACAGTTTCAGTGGACCAATTGACGACAAGAAATGGATGGAGCATATGGACAAGTATTCCATCGGGCAGGTTGGCCGCTATATTACCACAGACGATGACAACTTCACGCAAGTGGGCACATTCTTTAACAAGGTAAGCATTCTGTCTAGGTTGTGGATATATTGTTGCATTGTTATACATTTACCCAAACATAACTCGAACAACTGCTTTTTATCGAATTTACTGATCACTTTGTATTTCACCTCTGTCTATCCACGTCAATATCGTAAGAAACGTTTGTACTTTTACGGTATTTGACACACAATTATCTCTAACGGTCAAGCtttacatatattatttatattagcaAGTGCCCTAGTGGGAAACAAACCTAGAAATCTGGGTTAATAAGAGGACGAGAGAGCACAAATGCCTTAATGGGCTCATCAGAGACTTAAGCCACATATTCAAATGGGTTCACCAAGGAAAAAGAAAAACTGCTCGGCctcatggcggccattttgtgaATGAATAGGAACCATATTTCACTTCCGGGATTGTGTTTCTCTTTAGTTTGACTGAGTGACTATGTTTTTGACTCGAAAAAATAGTGTCAAAACAAGTCGAGATATCAATAGAAACATAAAGATTCTGAGTAAATGTTATACAGTTTGGGAAGTAAATTTGGCATTAAGAGGGTTCTAAcgcttttttaaatataaaatttgacTCCGTGTTCTTCTTTTTGACCTCATGTGATTAAAATCGACTGCGGCCgatataacatttaaacaaagtatttattataaattattatttatgtttaatgaagGTTGAAAATTGATTGTTGCCTCGTGCCTCGAGAGTATTAACAACAATTTTATTGAATTAAGCcggtgacctagttgttgaccacATCTAATTCAGTTTCGAACTATTTTGAAATATGCAGAACGAGATCGTTTAATAAATGTGATCCCCAGGGTTCGGCAAAAAATGTGTCCACTATTGCCaaaaatcatttaattttatgtgcctaagtgacctagtttttgtcaaCGCATGACACAGTTTCAAACATGGCAGTGATAGCATCATGACAAATGTTTAACTAAACGTAGCCTTTAGACTATTTACAAGGGTTTTCTTTCATTTGACCAATCCATTTAGTTGTGTTTATCCCATTGACGACCTAAAGAGTAAAACATAACTGACGGAAGGTTAAATATGTAGTGTGTTCTTTAAGACACCATTGCTTAAATTTACCGAGTTATTTCACATTAAAAATTAAGGGGAAAATCTGAGACATTTACTTCAGCATTTCAGAGGCCGTCCATTTAGTATGTTCGAACACAATTACGGTCATTTGTACAAGCCTTCATTTCTTCAGGTCCTCTCGCCTGCTCTCCGCGAGAACCTAACATCCAACATTGCGGGTCACCTGATTGGGGCACAGGATTTCATTCAGAAGCGTGCCATCGGCAACTTTGCCAGCGCCGACCCAGTTTACGGACAGATGATACAAGAGAAGATTGACAAGCTCAAGGCACAGAAACAGGTATGTTCACCCTTGTGTTTTATGTATATTCTCAGCTTTTCAGTTGGGTTATCCGTTACTGTAGCTATCTGAGACATTGCCAGATTGGTAGTTTTGGCTTTTAAAAGAGAAATATACAGAACTTAGTTAATTACTGTGATTTATTTTATAACTCGTTTAGCTCCAATTAGGAAAGCAGTGTACACATTCTCCGTTTTAACGTTGGAATACAAATATAGTTTCGCTTCCTTTCTTAAACACTTGatcaaataaatattgaaataaagctATGCTTTTTGTTACatttagaatgtttattttggaGACCTCTCCTATCCATACCTGTTTTTTGCATTTCgtagattttttttctatcagtTTGATACAGCTGTTACATTGGTGGTTTATGGTATGTGCATGAATGCATCAGAAGTTGTGATTGTTCTGATTCTTCtttcttttataccttatgatacaatatgacatttctgcagtgaaagaATAGCAGTTAAAAgatcaaattgttattttcaccggtgaaaagaacacattttcagAACTCCtttatctatttttagattatcataaataattttataagtgCATGCTTATATTTCAGATATGGGCATACATCTTGTCAGATTTCTGTGATTTCATCGTGTATCATGCAATcttaaaactatttaaatgttCACCACGTGGAGATGCCTTGTTGGGTGTAAGTCCTGTGGCGCAAAGGTCATTTTCACACAGGTCAAATGGGAAAAAAAGTCATTATATAGGTTGTCCAGACTGTTAAAACATCATTCAGTAGACAATTCGAAAAGAAATGTACAGCATGTGGTTTTTCTCGTGAAAGGCCCGTATCCCTAGATAAAAGGTCAAGTTCATACTTTATAAATTCAAATTTATGTATGAAGTGCAAATACCAAAACGGTGCAGCTTATCTGGAAAATGACTTTCATTCATAagactttttttaataataacttaCCAAAATATGTGGATATTGTGGTGATCGAGTGTCCCGCAAGACTTGTATCACTGGCTTAAACGTTAAGGTGGCTTTGGGAGGTGAAAATGTGGGCATAGTATAACTCATGCAGACTTAGCTTACTTcaactacaatttaaaaaacaacacgtcTCTCATGTTCTTCATTTGTAGAGAATATGTTGCACATAATCCCCATTTCTGGAGATCAGATTTAAAGATCAGTCTTTCCTTTCAACATTCCTTGTCAACCTAAATATACAAGTAGTTACATGACTgttgttattttaagaagatgatATTTACTTTGATAGtaacataatattattatatttccaaTAGAACAACTAAAGTCTAAATCAAACCCCCTTGAATGTGTTGAATTATCCATACGATTTTGATGAGTATGCAATTAAAGGCTTTAAAACATTTTGTTCAGGTGAAGATTGAAGCTTAGATAAGCTTTTGGATACAGTAAGtagtgaatttatttttatttgtattaattaattagTGATAGTTGCATTGGGTCAATAGAGAAGTATCAGGCCTTATACCAATGTACAATTTTAGCTGACATTGCTGTtctcatgtttattattttaatatctcCCTCCTGCTGATAACACATGtcaaacataaattgtatttaattttgatttaaatggaTAAACCTGTTATAGAATACCTTATCGAACGTATTAATGTTCATAATTCTATGCAAGTAAACAGTCACTGCAGAATGTAGTGGGTTTTTTACATATTGAATTTGAAGTAAATAAATGTTTGAACAGTCGGCTTGTGTCATACCTTTTAAGCTGCGGAAATTTCTTGTAGATAAATCATTTGACTTGAACAGTTGTTTGTTAAATGTATTAAGATAGCTAAGATTGTGTTAGTGCTTTACCACCAAGAATAGTCCTGTGATATATCGAGGATGTGGAATTGGCAGCCTAAGCGTATTCCATACTTGCCTGTTTTACAACTGTCACTTATAGTAATAGTAATTGCCGTTTTCAGATGGCCGGATAAGTTGGAATACATGattgaacaaataaatgtaaaataagggatataaaaaaacacatgtgtgtttttgtttaaagtgtagttatgcattttgtacaataaATGATTTTCTTTCTGTTAGTCATTTTATATAATTGCTTTTAAGATATTTATACGAATTATTAAAACTGTTAATAGTATTCAGCTCTTTTCCAAAATGTTATTGTCAAATAAGAGGAACTATGTTTATCCAATTATATTGCATATTTAAATGCTGATTATTGACAATATAATTATGcttgttgtatttttttcaggTTACAAGCGTGTCAGCACAGTCAAACATGGGATGATCAATCATGAAATTATTAATGTTAGAGCAGTAAATAATGCTTTATGTGACCAGTACATATTGGGTTGAAGTTTCTATTTACATAATTCTTATTTACATGTCCACTATTTGTCATTCAGCATTATTGTATGGTGATAAGGGTTTTGTATTAAGCATTTTCACGAAAACGTACATGTTTTATGATCGTATTGCTTTTTATACATCTTTGTCATAATATAACCGAAACAAttgcaataaaatcatgtttGAATTGACCTCCACTTTGATAGTATATAATAAGACTTAAATACACTAAAGGAAACATCCTCTTTGTTTAAGTCAAGATGTACGTGATTGCAATGTTGATGTCCGAATCATAAGAAAAAATAGTTCTAAGTTTGTATGATTTAATTAGTACTTGTGTATCGTACATATTATTGTGTGGCGCTTATTTTAGTTAaaattttgtttatgcattttgtcaTGCATTTAATTTTAGAATGTATTCAGAGTATAAATAGATcattttgttaaacaatatttaataaaggaTTTAAGTATATATTCTATTATGTTACATCGTTTTCTGCGAAGATTTGGTCGTATTGACTACCTACATACTACAATGGTTACAAGATGCATTTTGGAGGTTTTCTGTTCCATGCCTTTGCAATTAAAGAAGCCATTTGGTAATCACGATTCTTAATGCTTAACAAGTGCTTTGGTAGCACAGTGTATACACAATTTTACTGGGTTTCACTTCAAGATAATGAATCATTTGGTGGTATAAATTCATATGAGATATAAAGATAAACTAAGAATACATACAATCAATATCTACCTtggttaaatgaaaaaatattacttGTTCAGAatacaatcaataaatatttagtaGATCATTGCTTTTCTCTTTGAAGTCAATCGATTAGATTTTACATATTTGTGTTTCTACAAACCACAGAAACATATGCCAAAATATGTATAACTCGGTCATTAATTTACAATATTCTACTATCAATAAACCTTACGTTGTCCAGTAGCATGAACATTATCAATCTCCAATCTCAGCTGTAAGAATATTCATACATTCGTCCTTGAGCCATACTGAAAATATTTTTGAACATCAAATTGAGCAGGATGGTAAAAATGAACTtcaacattgacaatatttgtgATACAACCAACATTCTCCGTGCTCCGCCGAGTGGAAACTCATGTATCATCTTCTGAGTCGTGCTTTTAAGTTTAGAATGTTCATGATACATGGTACATTCAAGTCTTTGGTGTGGGTAAACTATTTTTAAATCTTGGTAAATGAAGCACAATTCTAGGGAAATTTCTGTTTTGATTTGATTCAATACTAACTATGCACCAAATTAACACTGATGCATTATCGACATGTAACACTTAATGCGTACATAAAGCCAGCATGGGACTAAGGTGGAAAACACCAGTGTTCACAATTTCATAACGTATATAACAGAGGGAAGTGCAAAATATACTGTACGTCTATAAATTAAGAGTTCGtcacgttttgttttgtttaatactgAGACGTGTTTGCTATTTTTTCTATTATGAGGCAAAATCTTATAATGGTCTTCAATAAAatggttttattgtttttaatatgttgACATTAGAACATAAACATTAACACGTAGCTTACATTTAGGTGTCATACGCAATCGAACTCTCGCGTGGAAAGGATGTTAAGAAAAATTGGACATATAATATCCATAACAATTTTAAACAACCAAAATATAGAAATCTAAGCAAAACCTCTTGTCGGTAATTCAGAATCAGAAATCGTAGCTATTTTGAACAATACATTGAGCCAAAGCGACACTGAAGCCATCAATGGCCACACAACAGCACACACTCAACTACCATCAAAAGCAACACCACTTGAGTATGTTATTGCATATATGACCATACCTTAAACTTATTATATCTAAACTTAATATAAATCTGACTACGACTTAAATGCATTTGTGTCATTATGTAATCagaatataatacaatatgaacATGCTAAGTATTTGATGGTATTAATCaaactgaaatattttatttgacgCCAGAGTCATTATCTCAACATGAAGCATTCGTTTATGCTAATACTCGCTTTGTTGTTCTCCCTTAACTACAGATTGAAAAGAACCTGAACACAAACGAAGCTAAATGTAATTGCAAGATATCGGATTACACCGAACAATGATAATCACACATTAACACGCTTTTGAAACAACATAGGTGGTATTAAGTGTTTTGTCTATCATCTATCGAATATCAATTAAAGGcaccttttcatagattttggcttGCATTGAAgttggtcattaaatgctttatatcgatcaatgtaaacattggatataaaaagctccagtaaaaaaagaatacaattaaagaaagaaattaaACCTCAACTGGgcccgaaccactgacccctggagaaaCAGTCTAACGCTTAGAACTCTCGGCCATCCGTGATCAAACAGtgagtgatgcattttatacattatattagtaatcctcgtagtgtcacaaaatataacgacaacaacagaactctccaaatatttAATCGGTTCGCGTTACAAcacattataattttcaggtttttaaatcgtcacaagattactatcatggatattttagagcagggtaaatgttcagtattactgtttcctcatagatatcataactacaacgaaaacttGCCAAtctgaaacgttttttttttaattgtgtaaatTTACCAACACgcaaaagatccctttaatagatCACGATTCATGGACATCACATTCAGTCGCATGTAAATCAATACATCTATTTACTGAGAGAAAGAGTGCAAATGTTTGCCATTCGAAATTAAGCTCAAATAGGAAGTACTTATTGTAAATGCATGAACGCGTTtgggtatacatgtataaacgaCAGCAAGTAAATTAAACTTTTCCTTCATGTTTATCCACGGAATATCAAACTGGGTTTTAAATTATGTATTCTCTCATATGGATTGCTATAACGAACATTTTGATTTTCACCCCGCGCTGTTGGTGCTTCGTGCGGACTGACGTGGACATTACTGGATACAAGAAATGGAACGGCACAAGTAACTTGGTTTTTCCTTTAGTGGTAAACGAAGTATTCCTTAAAAGAGGATAGAACATTGCATTTTTGTATTATGTACCCAATCAAAACATCAAATCATATATCGGCACagcatattgtttttaaatttgacAGTGTAATGGATTATGCAGTTTAGATAATATATGCCACATAAAAGAGAATTTCTCAATATCAAAAGGGTTGTTTGAAATCCTATAagaatcaaatttaaaatatgcttgtgttttgtgattttttttcggCCTGAtggttttatggtattttcattttatttgaaagGAAATCTTCTAGCCTGTCTTGACCGACATCAAAGCTGATTGGTTTTATCAAATCATAGAAAGACagacagaatattttatttttgtaaactttACAGTATTGTCATTTACCATCAATAATACATATCTATAGGTCAACGTGCGTAAAGATATGTATAGCTAAGTATTGTATAAATTTCGTAAAGTaattcatacatacatgcattaatttagatataaaattgtacaaaaaatgtgtgtgttttacaaataaaacactgaactattatatttgatttttgcTTGACTAACATATATGCTGTTGAATATACTTGATTTAAGTATTAACTTGTGcagaaaaattgaaaatttagagCGCTTGGGAGTAATTGTGCAAAAGAGTTCACGATGCCTTTGTTGTTGCTGAACAATGTGCATTTTTTTATCCGGAGGGTTATACAGATTGAGTTTTTTGGTTTTTTTTGTTAGACATATGTGGTTCAAGGAAGTTGGGTTCTGGGTTGCGTCTGCGATTGAGGTTTTTTAGCTAGGCGCCAAAACAAAGCTCTCTTAGTCAACTACATGTAGGTACACCTGTGTTATTATATTGTTCTTTAACAGTTGAACTTACTTCCTGTAATGCATGATTCCCCTGCATGTTGAAGGTGCTTCCCGTTTGTATCAAGTGTCGTTCGACTCCGTGTGTGTAATACTGTGCGTCTGCATATCCATTATTAAATACCGTTCATGTTGTAATTTAAGACTGTTAAATTCCCTAATAATTTCTGATTCAGAATTTCGGATTGTTTTGCTTTAAGGCAATACTTGTGATATTGCTCCTTGGGAGGAGGAGTTTGTCAGGTCTCACATACATAACTCTGAGCTGCTTTGCGAGACCATGATT contains:
- the LOC127849695 gene encoding catalase-like → MAGRDKAANQLEEYKRAKGSPDTLTTGIGSPVGNKSASMTVGPRAPLLMHDFVYTDEMAHFNRERIPERVVHAKGGGAFGYFECTHDVTKYTKLKPFEFVGKKTPLVVRFSTVGGESGSADTARDPRGFAVKMYTEEGNWDIVGNNTPIFFIRDPLMFASFLHTQKRNPQTHLKDMDMFWDFISLRPETTHQVSFLFSDRGTPDGYRHMNGYGSHTFKLVNKDGEAVYCKFHFKVDQGIRNLSAEQAAQLAGSDPDYAIRDLYNAIADGNYPSWSLKIQVMTYEQAEQFRWNPFDLTKIWPQGEFPLIPVGRMVLNRNPNNYFAEVEQVAFSPSHMIPGVESSPDKMLQGRLFSYPDTHRHRLGSNYLQIPVNCPYNARLRNYQRDGPQTVNDNQGGAPNYFPNSFSGPIDDKKWMEHMDKYSIGQVGRYITTDDDNFTQVGTFFNKVLSPALRENLTSNIAGHLIGAQDFIQKRAIGNFASADPVYGQMIQEKIDKLKAQKQVTSVSAQSNMG